One window of the Oncorhynchus mykiss isolate Arlee chromosome 5, USDA_OmykA_1.1, whole genome shotgun sequence genome contains the following:
- the spp1 gene encoding osteopontin codes for MKAAIVFALLFATVLCRPVKRSSSSSSESSEEVVKPAPVLRKALVDLTQVASVQNVGAGTASDESSDEDETEGADPTSDPTVDSTSSTDSADSDESKDSTGSTDSDDTEESESGEADTTAAPPTAEPNVEPTLAPTEAPIYDDGRGDSMGYPGDYKKSIYVDTNNIEKGPSPYKYYGKMDEGMYAGKKVSVYDTGLGNEIEKTLTVFKALQVHDLMEEDTSTPEVESQGLDVSSGTAEEPSLRQAHVDEASQDTGPSESPESQGAESLEEEEAESASASASDVTSESTSSASSDGTSESTSASDETDSSNSSEEATATPGAADSDESQESDSNSAEEAATEATIDTDAPVVIVA; via the exons ATGAAGGCTGCAATAGTTTTCGCCCTGCTCTTTGCAACGGTCCTCTGTCGCCCGGTGAAACGCTCATCCAGCAGCAGTTCAGAGAGCTCAGAGGAAGTG GTTAAACCAGCTCCGGTGCTTCGGAAAGCCCTAGTAGATCTCACCCAGGTTGCATCTGTACAG AATGTGGGTGCTGGTACAGCATCAGACGAGAGCTCCGACGAAGATGAAACAGAA GGAGCTGATCCTACATCAGACCCAACAGTGGACAGCACATCATCGACAGACAGTGCAGACAGTGACGAAAGCAAGGACAGCACAGGCAGCACAGACAGTGAT GACACAGAGGAGTCAGAGTCCGGGGAGGCAGACACCACCGCTGCCCCTCCCACCGCGGAGCCCAATGTTGAGCCCACCCTGGCTCCCACCGAGGCCCCCATCTACGACGACGGACGCGGGGACAGCATGGGCTACCCCGGTGACTACAAGAAGTCCATCTATGTAGATACCAACAACATCGAGAAGGGACCCTCCCCATACAAATATTATGGAAAGATGGACGAGGGCATGTATGCTGGCAAGAAGGTGTCCGTCTATGACACCGGGCTCGGAAACGAGATTGAGAAGACGCTGACCGTGTTCAAG GCCCTGCAGGTGCATGATTTGATGGAAGAGGACACCAGCACCCCCGAGGTGGAGAGCCAGGGTTTGGATGTCTCCAGCGGGACAGCCGAGGAGCCCAGCCTGCGCCAAGCGCACGTCGATGAAGCCAGCCAGGACACCGGTCCCTCTGAGAGCCCCGAGAGCCAAGGAGCTGAGAgcctggaggaggaagaggcagagagtGCCAGCGCTAGCGCCAGTGATGTGACTAGTGAGAGCACCAGTAGCGCTAGCAGCGACGGCACCAGCGAGAGCACTAGCGCCAGTGATGagactgacagcagcaacagcagtgaGGAGGCTACAGCCACGCCCGGGGCGGCAGACAGCGACGAGAGCCAGGAGAGTGACAGCAACTCGGCTGAGGAGGCGGCCACAGAGGCTACCATAGATACCGACGCTCCCGTTGTCATAGTTGCCTAG